Proteins encoded together in one Oceanobacillus iheyensis HTE831 window:
- a CDS encoding DNA cytosine methyltransferase, with amino-acid sequence MHQIYSATSTDKKLPEVVDLFSGCGGLALGFQLAGFNIRKGIELDRDASDVASFNLHWRQGKHDRHLNNDITLLSANEFYNDLDRKNDLIVIGGPPCQAYSKIGRAKLKSLGEERRQENDARGKLYENFLDYALHVDANVIVMENVPEAVNYGGVNIPDTVCDILINKGYDAIWTVLNAADFGVPQTRVRLFVMAIKKDIGKIKFIPEPTHKPHINVKRQSVNVRWMQSEIRNSKYYKQPNIPDETLSDWVTVGDAIGDLPNLFPVYNQKYKNYKPMMMKEYKSPPQNTFQKLMRINNKVDKVTGNMFRNTKRDFSIFDKMEEGDNYLDAHNIAMSLLRKEMRKSGITKENEFEYRLLKDRIVPPYSTEKFVEKWRKLSSDKPSHTLVAHLSTDTYSHLHPREPRGISVREAARLQSFPDDFLFDCSMGAAFKQIGNAVPPLLAKAIAEAMKKNIQGGCI; translated from the coding sequence ATGCATCAGATTTATTCAGCTACTTCAACTGATAAAAAGCTTCCTGAAGTTGTTGATTTATTTTCTGGGTGCGGAGGTTTAGCTTTAGGGTTTCAACTGGCAGGATTTAATATACGTAAGGGAATAGAGCTAGATAGAGATGCTTCTGATGTCGCTTCTTTCAATTTACATTGGAGACAAGGAAAACATGATAGGCATTTAAATAATGATATAACCTTATTAAGTGCAAATGAATTTTATAATGACCTAGATAGAAAAAATGATTTAATAGTAATCGGTGGTCCTCCTTGCCAAGCATATTCCAAAATTGGAAGGGCAAAACTTAAGTCTCTTGGTGAGGAGCGACGGCAAGAAAATGATGCCAGAGGAAAATTATATGAGAATTTTTTAGATTATGCTCTGCATGTTGATGCAAATGTAATAGTTATGGAAAATGTTCCTGAAGCTGTCAACTATGGAGGAGTTAATATCCCGGATACTGTTTGTGATATATTAATAAATAAGGGGTATGATGCAATTTGGACTGTCTTAAATGCAGCTGATTTCGGAGTTCCCCAAACAAGAGTGCGTTTATTCGTTATGGCAATAAAAAAGGATATTGGAAAGATAAAATTTATACCGGAACCGACCCATAAGCCTCATATAAATGTTAAGAGACAAAGTGTAAATGTTCGGTGGATGCAGTCTGAAATAAGAAACTCTAAATATTATAAACAGCCAAATATCCCGGATGAGACCCTTTCTGATTGGGTGACTGTCGGCGATGCTATAGGAGATCTGCCAAATCTGTTCCCGGTTTATAATCAAAAATATAAGAATTATAAACCTATGATGATGAAAGAATATAAATCTCCACCTCAAAATACATTTCAAAAACTAATGAGGATTAACAATAAAGTAGACAAGGTTACAGGCAATATGTTTAGAAATACAAAGCGTGACTTTTCCATTTTTGACAAAATGGAAGAAGGAGATAATTACCTTGATGCTCACAATATAGCAATGTCACTTTTAAGGAAAGAAATGCGGAAGTCAGGAATTACAAAAGAAAATGAGTTTGAATACCGTTTATTAAAGGACAGAATTGTACCTCCATATTCAACTGAAAAATTTGTGGAGAAATGGAGGAAATTATCTTCTGATAAACCATCACATACTTTAGTGGCTCATTTAAGTACTGATACATACAGCCATCTTCACCCTAGAGAGCCACGAGGTATTTCAGTTAGAGAAGCAGCCAGGCTACAGAGTTTTCCAGATGACTTTTTGTTTGATTGCAGTATGGGTGCTGCTTTTAAACAAATAGGAAATGCTGTGCCCCCGTTATTAGCAAAAGCGATTGCTGAGGCGATGAAAAAAAATATACAAGGGGGATGTATATGA
- a CDS encoding Z1 domain-containing protein produces MEISESKKNSIITLLNRLFEKQNLNEQVNWEEIKCLGSPGLDLQMLIDVHINSGQLEEGTTKDEYMKVYKSYKLQNEKSTLEWKAKTSYGITNDDISINELKVQKSKGSNWYKYKLHLKKNKGWSDESISNLEESTDWILKRLNTKRRSLEDIRKGLVVGNVQSGKTASMAGLMAAASDHGFNFFIIMSGMISNLKKQTEERLIDDLNSDDNVDGSYWESITNIYNKNRSHELARLKLEDNLRSDKYFTVVLKNTNHLAGLITWLKKDKEKMKKLNVLIIDDESDQAGINTKLMDFASDEDFDRSTINKRLIDIVNFANEGESFGAMNYVAYTATPYANILNENEFKSLFPHHFIHSLEPSPLYIGPKQIYGHPEDTESDNSLDIVNLINRDEIKEIREVEELSSLPYHLESALLWFVNGLSILRNANYKKPVSMLIHTSQKITDHESVKRLIVDWFNDITKEKFLKKCEIQFNNEKNKLSKKDFLKILPEYEKEITIDIPNIDFSDLIPELEYIYKESLDSIKLFDEEREFSSGIHLCVDNSKHNLVIDNESYRLAYPNHSQLKSMDKAPGFIVIGGATLSRGLTLEGLISTYFIRTTKIADTLMQMGRWFGYRIGYELIPRIWMSNESLERFRFLVQVDENLRKIIKNYNIGDKTPKEYGMEVTNSPDYNFMRITGKNRSQAAQETEINFTGYKPQDINFTNDSKILKHNIDLTEEFFADLGRSQNNYLNRAVFWESVALDRVFSDYLEKFQFNSRTAAFNNLKAIRKWCEDNRFLSWNVAAVGKCVEKESDKTWKVDGKHLLKANRSVKGELIKTDDGKEMASIGVLRNPDDFVADFGADPLLTESKEDIRKNSEQCDTPLLLVYRLNKKYEPLNSNNRQTLDFSDDITALSIIIPGAGNKKPRGLKLVINAQNLEQDIEGEES; encoded by the coding sequence ATGGAAATTTCCGAATCAAAAAAAAATTCAATTATAACTCTTTTGAATAGATTGTTTGAAAAGCAGAATCTCAATGAGCAAGTAAATTGGGAAGAAATTAAATGTCTTGGCAGCCCAGGTTTAGATCTTCAAATGTTGATAGATGTACATATTAATAGCGGTCAATTAGAGGAAGGTACAACAAAAGATGAATATATGAAAGTTTATAAGAGTTATAAACTGCAAAATGAGAAAAGCACTTTAGAATGGAAAGCGAAAACAAGTTACGGTATTACAAATGATGATATATCAATTAATGAGTTGAAAGTGCAAAAGAGCAAAGGGTCTAATTGGTACAAATATAAGTTGCACCTTAAAAAAAATAAAGGTTGGTCGGACGAATCAATATCAAATTTGGAAGAATCAACCGACTGGATTTTGAAAAGGCTCAATACTAAGAGAAGATCACTGGAAGATATTAGAAAAGGACTTGTAGTAGGTAATGTTCAGTCTGGTAAAACTGCAAGTATGGCAGGGTTAATGGCTGCAGCAAGTGACCATGGTTTTAATTTCTTCATCATAATGAGCGGCATGATAAGCAATTTAAAAAAGCAGACAGAAGAAAGACTAATTGATGATTTAAATAGTGATGACAATGTCGATGGGTCTTACTGGGAAAGTATTACTAACATTTATAATAAGAATCGAAGTCATGAATTAGCAAGGTTAAAACTAGAGGATAATTTAAGATCAGATAAGTATTTTACTGTAGTATTAAAGAACACTAATCATTTAGCAGGACTGATTACATGGTTAAAAAAAGATAAAGAAAAAATGAAAAAATTAAATGTGCTGATTATCGATGATGAATCTGATCAAGCAGGTATAAACACTAAATTAATGGATTTTGCTTCAGATGAAGATTTTGACAGATCAACAATAAACAAACGTCTAATTGATATAGTAAACTTCGCTAATGAAGGAGAAAGTTTTGGAGCCATGAATTATGTAGCTTATACGGCTACTCCTTATGCTAATATTCTAAATGAAAACGAGTTTAAAAGCTTATTTCCTCATCATTTTATTCATAGTTTAGAGCCATCACCATTGTATATAGGACCAAAACAAATTTATGGCCATCCAGAAGATACGGAATCAGATAATAGCTTAGATATAGTTAATCTAATTAATCGGGATGAGATAAAAGAAATTAGAGAAGTTGAGGAATTAAGCTCATTACCTTATCATTTGGAATCTGCTTTATTATGGTTCGTTAACGGATTGTCTATTTTAAGGAATGCCAATTATAAAAAACCTGTTTCCATGTTAATACATACTTCACAAAAGATTACAGACCATGAATCAGTTAAAAGGCTTATAGTAGATTGGTTCAATGATATTACAAAAGAAAAATTCCTTAAAAAGTGTGAAATTCAATTTAATAACGAAAAAAATAAATTAAGTAAAAAAGACTTCTTGAAGATATTACCAGAGTATGAAAAAGAAATAACTATTGATATACCCAATATTGACTTTAGTGATTTGATACCAGAGCTGGAATATATTTATAAAGAATCGTTAGACAGCATAAAACTTTTTGATGAAGAAAGAGAATTCTCTAGCGGTATTCATTTATGCGTAGATAATAGTAAACATAACCTGGTTATAGATAATGAAAGCTATAGGTTAGCATACCCGAATCATAGTCAATTAAAGTCAATGGACAAAGCTCCAGGCTTTATAGTCATAGGTGGTGCTACTTTGTCACGCGGACTGACTTTAGAAGGATTAATCTCAACTTACTTCATACGTACAACTAAAATTGCAGATACGTTAATGCAAATGGGAAGATGGTTTGGATATAGAATTGGGTATGAATTAATACCGAGGATATGGATGTCTAATGAGAGTTTGGAAAGGTTTAGATTTCTTGTACAAGTAGATGAAAATTTAAGAAAGATTATAAAAAATTATAACATTGGTGATAAAACTCCAAAAGAATACGGAATGGAAGTTACCAACTCCCCAGATTATAATTTTATGAGAATCACTGGAAAAAATCGATCACAAGCTGCTCAAGAAACTGAAATTAATTTTACCGGCTATAAACCGCAGGATATTAATTTTACAAATGATTCTAAAATACTTAAACATAATATAGATTTGACTGAAGAGTTTTTTGCTGATCTTGGGCGATCTCAAAATAATTATCTGAACAGAGCTGTATTTTGGGAATCTGTAGCGTTAGACCGGGTGTTTAGTGATTACTTAGAGAAGTTTCAATTTAATTCAAGAACAGCTGCTTTTAATAATCTCAAGGCAATTAGAAAATGGTGTGAAGATAATAGATTTTTATCTTGGAACGTGGCTGCAGTGGGTAAGTGTGTGGAAAAAGAAAGTGATAAAACTTGGAAAGTAGATGGTAAACATTTATTAAAAGCAAATCGTTCCGTAAAAGGTGAGTTAATAAAAACAGATGACGGCAAAGAAATGGCATCTATTGGAGTATTAAGAAATCCCGATGACTTTGTAGCTGATTTTGGTGCTGATCCACTACTAACAGAATCGAAAGAAGATATTAGAAAGAATTCAGAACAATGTGATACCCCATTGCTTTTAGTATACCGATTAAATAAAAAGTATGAACCTTTAAATAGTAACAATAGACAAACTCTTGATTTTTCTGACGATATAACAGCTCTATCAATCATAATTCCAGGAGCTGGTAATAAAAAGCCAAGAGGTTTGAAACTGGTTATTAATGCGCAGAATTTAGAACAAGATATAGAAGGAGAAGAAAGTTAG
- a CDS encoding very short patch repair endonuclease: MSDIMTKQQRSNNMKAIKSVSKLESIVSKKLWARGFRFRRNTQNLFGKPDISIKKYKIVIFIDSCFWHQCPLHANMPKSHTDYWEKKLERNKERDQEVNNYYSDKGWYLKRIWEHEIKNDIDKVIQDTAEFITLAQTEFR, encoded by the coding sequence ATGAGCGATATAATGACAAAACAACAAAGAAGCAATAATATGAAAGCAATAAAATCTGTTTCAAAATTGGAATCTATAGTTTCAAAAAAACTTTGGGCAAGAGGCTTTCGCTTTAGGAGAAACACACAAAACTTATTCGGAAAACCTGATATCTCAATAAAAAAATATAAGATAGTTATATTTATTGACTCTTGTTTTTGGCACCAATGTCCTTTGCATGCTAATATGCCAAAAAGCCATACAGACTATTGGGAAAAAAAACTTGAGCGTAATAAAGAGCGTGATCAAGAAGTTAATAATTATTATAGTGACAAAGGATGGTATTTAAAAAGAATTTGGGAGCATGAAATTAAAAATGACATAGATAAAGTTATTCAAGATACTGCAGAATTTATAACTCTAGCTCAAACAGAATTTAGATAA
- a CDS encoding alpha/beta fold hydrolase: MKTADQNVHVTKEYIDTDGHISGMFIESTDLNNPVLLFVHGGPGFPQYANVKQAGLAWADHFTVCYWEQRGTGLSYNASTQGELTLERIVADGFEIVRYLKKKFNQDKIYLCGHSWGSLVGSIMASRQPEHFLAYIGVGQLGRHYESNRDTYDFLLETAIEREDKIAEKHIRSVKFTKDYYKSQEYRKLLSRYLNKYGGGTKREGYSSLEGVKDIIACKHYTWNDRLNILKGIFGSYDALGETLANADAAEKAPSFDIPVFIVHGVYDYQTSYKEAKRFYERIEAPSKQMYTFEHSAHSPFVEEQEKFMEVLVEDVVG, encoded by the coding sequence TTGAAGACAGCAGACCAGAATGTTCATGTAACAAAAGAATATATAGATACAGATGGGCATATAAGCGGGATGTTCATCGAGTCCACGGATCTTAATAACCCTGTTCTGCTTTTTGTGCATGGGGGACCGGGATTTCCGCAGTATGCGAATGTGAAACAAGCAGGGCTTGCGTGGGCGGATCATTTTACCGTGTGTTATTGGGAACAAAGAGGTACGGGTTTGTCCTATAATGCGTCTACCCAAGGGGAGTTAACCTTAGAGAGAATTGTAGCTGATGGCTTTGAAATCGTACGCTATCTAAAAAAGAAATTTAATCAAGACAAAATTTACTTATGCGGACACTCTTGGGGCTCGTTGGTTGGCAGTATCATGGCAAGTCGACAACCGGAGCATTTCCTGGCGTACATTGGGGTCGGTCAGCTAGGAAGACATTATGAGTCGAATCGAGACACGTATGATTTCTTACTGGAGACAGCGATTGAACGGGAAGATAAGATCGCTGAAAAACATATTCGTTCGGTCAAATTCACTAAAGACTACTATAAGAGTCAGGAGTATCGCAAATTACTCAGCAGATATCTAAATAAATATGGCGGCGGTACGAAGCGAGAGGGATACTCCAGTTTAGAAGGGGTGAAGGATATCATCGCGTGCAAGCATTATACCTGGAATGATCGTCTGAACATACTAAAAGGGATCTTCGGTAGTTATGACGCCTTAGGCGAGACATTGGCCAATGCAGATGCGGCGGAAAAGGCTCCTTCCTTTGATATTCCAGTATTTATTGTCCATGGTGTGTATGATTATCAAACCTCTTATAAGGAAGCGAAGCGATTTTACGAAAGGATTGAAGCTCCTTCGAAACAGATGTACACATTTGAGCACTCGGCGCATTCTCCGTTTGTGGAAGAGCAGGAGAAGTTTATGGAAGTGTTGGTGGAGGATGTAGTTGGGTAG
- a CDS encoding poly-gamma-glutamate hydrolase family protein, which yields MRKYNRYMYIVFVPAFLFLFLYGGAYLTSNYGSYEELKEHEEQNEDYEINYSQRDSDITVIAIHGGGIEPGTSEVAKGLANRMDLSYYLFEGIKPTGNMILHIESIRFDEPIGRNMVQESTSALSIHGYQGEEPMIFLGGRNEVYREAIREALQDKGFAVEDAPSHISGMSEENIVNDTRLGEGVQLELTAGLRDSLFVNGDRSEATTDVYAELMESLEEGTEHYLEML from the coding sequence GTGAGAAAATATAATAGATATATGTATATCGTATTCGTCCCCGCCTTCTTATTTTTATTTTTGTACGGAGGAGCATATTTAACTTCAAACTATGGTTCGTATGAAGAACTAAAGGAACATGAAGAACAGAATGAAGACTATGAGATTAATTATTCGCAGCGGGATAGCGACATTACGGTGATTGCTATTCATGGTGGAGGGATTGAGCCGGGAACTTCAGAGGTAGCAAAAGGCTTGGCAAACAGGATGGATCTTTCTTATTATCTTTTTGAAGGAATTAAGCCGACGGGCAACATGATTCTGCATATCGAATCTATACGTTTTGACGAGCCAATAGGGAGAAATATGGTTCAAGAATCTACAAGTGCCTTATCTATTCATGGATACCAAGGAGAAGAACCGATGATATTCCTTGGTGGGAGAAATGAAGTATATAGGGAAGCGATTCGTGAAGCGCTTCAAGATAAAGGTTTCGCTGTTGAAGATGCACCCAGTCACATATCAGGGATGAGTGAAGAAAATATTGTCAATGATACGCGGTTAGGAGAAGGAGTGCAGCTAGAGCTGACTGCAGGGTTGCGTGATTCGCTATTTGTAAATGGTGATCGCTCAGAAGCTACAACGGATGTCTATGCTGAATTGATGGAAAGCCTTGAAGAAGGAACCGAACATTATCTGGAGATGCTGTGA
- a CDS encoding DUF2269 domain-containing protein, which produces MSFYELLVFIHIFSAILGMGPGFVMTVIVKNAGNMTELRHAFVIRNTLHRFSMVGGTILLLTGVWMGFLHPYLFTQGWYVVSLCLFLIAVAFGPFVLSPRSKPIKELLKNSEEEAIPEHYYSLSSKLFFFEHMINILFITIITLMILKPF; this is translated from the coding sequence ATGTCTTTTTATGAGTTACTCGTATTTATCCATATATTTTCTGCCATTTTAGGTATGGGGCCAGGGTTTGTCATGACAGTGATTGTTAAAAATGCTGGCAATATGACAGAGCTTCGTCATGCATTTGTTATTCGAAATACATTACATAGATTTTCCATGGTTGGCGGAACTATATTACTTCTTACTGGGGTTTGGATGGGCTTCCTTCATCCATATTTATTCACACAAGGATGGTATGTGGTAAGTCTTTGCTTATTTTTAATCGCAGTAGCATTTGGACCATTCGTATTATCTCCAAGATCCAAGCCAATAAAGGAGCTTCTAAAAAACTCTGAGGAAGAGGCAATACCAGAGCACTATTACTCACTATCTTCTAAGCTATTCTTTTTTGAACATATGATTAATATTCTTTTCATCACGATTATTACATTAATGATCTTAAAACCGTTTTAG
- a CDS encoding YbaN family protein yields MKSIKKAFLLIIGSISLGLGVLGIILPLLPTTPLLLLSAACYIRSSDKLYQWLITNKYVGSYILNYRSGKGIPLKAKIIGVSLLWISILYTIIFVVPLVIVKILLFLIASYFTWFILKQKTFREIGN; encoded by the coding sequence ATGAAATCTATAAAAAAAGCATTTTTACTAATCATAGGCTCTATTTCGTTAGGACTTGGTGTATTAGGGATAATATTGCCATTATTACCGACAACACCATTACTTTTACTTTCAGCTGCTTGTTATATCCGCAGTTCGGATAAATTATATCAATGGCTAATCACGAACAAATACGTCGGATCCTATATATTAAATTATCGCTCAGGAAAAGGAATACCACTAAAAGCGAAGATTATTGGTGTTAGTCTATTGTGGATTTCAATACTTTATACCATTATTTTTGTTGTTCCTTTAGTAATCGTGAAAATTCTTTTATTCCTAATCGCTTCTTATTTTACCTGGTTTATTTTAAAACAGAAAACCTTTCGGGAAATAGGCAATTGA
- a CDS encoding MerR family transcriptional regulator yields the protein MKQYDIEFVSQEVNISKSKLRYYEKHGLIKNIERDDQNNRVYNEQNIELIKLIACLRRLNVPIRKIKQNIDVNHFNDESLEGILLEHKRVLREKVEEYNAYISEIDGKLERAGVKEV from the coding sequence ATGAAGCAATATGATATTGAATTTGTATCGCAGGAAGTTAATATATCCAAAAGTAAACTAAGATATTATGAGAAGCACGGTCTGATAAAAAATATCGAGCGAGATGATCAAAATAATCGCGTATATAATGAGCAGAATATCGAGTTAATCAAGCTGATTGCCTGCTTAAGAAGGCTGAATGTACCGATTCGTAAAATTAAACAAAATATCGATGTGAATCACTTTAATGATGAGAGTCTAGAGGGGATTTTACTGGAACATAAGCGGGTGCTCCGAGAAAAGGTCGAGGAGTATAACGCTTATATTAGTGAGATTGATGGTAAGTTAGAGCGAGCGGGAGTTAAAGAGGTCTAA
- a CDS encoding type 1 glutamine amidotransferase domain-containing protein, translating into MKKVLIAVTSVAKYPNLERPTGLWLGEAVHFADEMYNKGYEIDYVSPEGGYTPIDPESLKPDFMSDLDWKYYQDKSFMNKLGNTLKPSEINAEDYEVIYYAGGHGVIWDFKDNQELQTISSQIYNSDGIVSSVCHGAIGLLNIPGSDKAYLIDGKNVTGFTNSEEEAVGLADHVPYLTEDALKEKGANFKGEADWSSFAVVDERLVTGQNPQSGKAVAEQVLRILNAK; encoded by the coding sequence ATGAAAAAAGTACTAATCGCAGTGACAAGTGTCGCAAAATATCCAAATCTTGAACGCCCTACCGGATTATGGTTAGGAGAAGCTGTACATTTTGCTGATGAAATGTACAACAAAGGGTACGAAATTGACTACGTAAGCCCTGAAGGCGGCTATACACCGATTGATCCAGAAAGCTTAAAACCTGATTTCATGAGTGATTTAGATTGGAAATATTATCAAGATAAATCCTTTATGAACAAATTAGGTAATACGTTGAAACCATCGGAAATTAACGCTGAAGATTACGAAGTGATTTATTATGCAGGTGGCCATGGAGTTATCTGGGACTTTAAAGACAATCAAGAGCTTCAAACAATCTCTAGCCAAATTTACAATTCCGATGGCATCGTATCATCTGTATGTCACGGCGCTATCGGCTTACTGAATATTCCTGGTAGCGACAAGGCTTACTTGATTGACGGTAAAAATGTCACTGGCTTCACCAATAGTGAAGAGGAAGCAGTAGGTTTAGCTGACCATGTCCCTTATCTAACGGAAGATGCGTTGAAAGAAAAAGGCGCCAATTTCAAAGGCGAAGCAGACTGGTCTTCCTTTGCAGTTGTTGACGAACGCTTAGTGACCGGACAAAACCCGCAATCCGGGAAAGCTGTAGCCGAGCAGGTATTGCGTATTTTAAATGCTAAATAA
- a CDS encoding TetR/AcrR family transcriptional regulator, which produces MMDRRIKKTRNEIKHALLELSSKKGINQVSVQNIVDHANINRATFYYHYKDKKDLVDKIEEETLEGLIQEIRLPDDQIKTFEDIVYHSILASLEHVKNCEDVYTILLSDNGIMNFRSKMLDTIKKSIRESFEPLEKKNIKIINDKSYLVNFIAGAHLSVIIDWVNTGLDKEPTSLAKQMASILTEGVKVKFH; this is translated from the coding sequence ATGATGGATCGTCGTATAAAAAAAACGAGAAATGAAATAAAACATGCATTATTGGAACTTTCCTCTAAAAAAGGAATAAACCAAGTAAGCGTACAAAATATTGTTGACCATGCAAATATAAATCGAGCTACATTTTATTATCACTATAAGGACAAAAAAGATTTAGTGGATAAGATTGAAGAAGAAACACTTGAAGGATTAATACAAGAAATCCGGCTACCCGATGACCAAATCAAGACTTTTGAAGACATTGTTTATCATTCTATACTTGCGTCACTAGAACATGTGAAAAATTGTGAAGATGTTTATACGATTTTATTAAGTGATAATGGCATCATGAATTTCCGCTCAAAAATGTTAGATACGATTAAAAAATCAATTAGAGAGAGTTTTGAACCGCTGGAAAAGAAAAACATAAAAATCATCAATGATAAATCGTATCTAGTAAATTTCATTGCCGGGGCACATTTATCCGTCATCATTGATTGGGTAAATACCGGCTTAGATAAAGAACCAACATCATTAGCTAAACAAATGGCTAGTATCCTAACTGAAGGCGTAAAGGTGAAATTTCACTAA
- a CDS encoding 2,3-butanediol dehydrogenase, with translation MKAAVWYGKHDIRVENKEEPIIKPGKVKIKVAWTGICGSDLHAYHGAEGVVQVGEPHPVTGEMAPLTLGHEFSGVIHEIGEGVSGLSVGDRVAIEPAIKCGKCENCVRGNYNLCEHNGFVGLQSDGAFAEYAIVDPHMVHKLPDNISFEEATAIEPTAVSFHALKLSNMKAGDTVAVFGVGPIGLTAILCAKAAGASRIYAIDVSNERLEMAQKLGATTVINAIEENAAEKIYAETGSGVTIAFDCAGAEATVNSAIDSLAKGGQLVIVSIIPEPIKVNLLQANLKEINILATIGYRDVYKDVIAMVESGQLDLKPIITKKIGLDDIIEEGFHALTNDKSQAKILVSPTGV, from the coding sequence ATGAAGGCAGCAGTTTGGTATGGTAAACACGATATTCGTGTAGAGAATAAGGAAGAACCTATAATTAAACCTGGAAAGGTTAAAATAAAAGTAGCATGGACAGGCATTTGTGGAAGTGACCTGCATGCTTATCACGGCGCTGAGGGAGTCGTTCAAGTTGGCGAACCTCATCCTGTAACTGGTGAAATGGCACCATTGACGCTTGGGCATGAGTTTTCTGGTGTAATTCATGAAATTGGTGAAGGTGTAAGCGGTTTATCTGTTGGAGATCGTGTAGCGATTGAGCCGGCTATTAAGTGTGGCAAGTGTGAGAATTGTGTACGAGGAAACTACAACTTGTGTGAACACAATGGCTTTGTTGGCTTACAATCTGACGGTGCTTTTGCTGAGTATGCAATTGTTGATCCACATATGGTTCACAAGCTTCCAGATAATATATCGTTTGAAGAAGCTACAGCAATTGAGCCTACAGCTGTGTCTTTCCACGCGCTTAAATTAAGCAATATGAAAGCAGGCGATACGGTAGCGGTCTTTGGTGTTGGCCCAATTGGTCTTACGGCGATTCTATGTGCGAAGGCAGCTGGTGCGTCTCGTATTTATGCGATTGATGTTTCCAATGAGCGTCTTGAGATGGCTCAAAAGCTTGGCGCAACTACGGTTATTAATGCGATAGAAGAGAATGCGGCAGAAAAGATATATGCTGAAACAGGAAGTGGCGTTACTATCGCATTTGATTGTGCAGGAGCTGAAGCGACTGTGAACAGTGCAATTGATTCACTTGCTAAAGGCGGACAACTTGTCATTGTGTCCATTATTCCAGAACCGATCAAAGTAAATCTTTTGCAGGCGAACTTAAAAGAAATAAACATTCTTGCAACTATCGGTTACAGAGATGTGTATAAAGACGTTATTGCTATGGTGGAATCAGGACAGCTGGATCTTAAACCGATCATCACTAAAAAAATCGGTTTGGATGATATTATCGAAGAAGGCTTCCACGCCCTTACAAATGATAAGAGCCAAGCAAAAATTCTTGTGAGCCCAACAGGGGTTTAA
- a CDS encoding 23S rRNA (pseudouridine(1915)-N(3))-methyltransferase RlmH, with protein sequence MRLVLLEQVYRSFRIIRWEPYHK encoded by the coding sequence ATGCGTTTGGTATTGTTGGAGCAGGTTTATCGGAGCTTTCGGATTATTAGGTGGGAACCGTACCATAAGTAA
- a CDS encoding DUF3885 domain-containing protein has translation MKLNEYMANTFPNLELRPALFYSWDIGIRFELGVNYDSDNVYYNCPYLIGVYHRAITLFNTLHLPDDDLYVVVDVDDFADSTAFEKRYNVFSKYVKQKSKLYTLQQITLPYIYPVGNEDRDYKTHRFYLKCKTADIKYIQMIKAICNQDMGMKPNIFHRIYFINIRTNTIFHIYDDRGCDVIAVKPKTIEHVYKGYNDWILDYDRAEIEKVFNRE, from the coding sequence TTGAAGCTAAATGAATATATGGCTAACACATTTCCGAATTTAGAACTCAGACCGGCTCTATTTTACAGTTGGGATATTGGTATTCGTTTTGAATTAGGAGTGAACTATGATTCCGATAATGTCTATTACAATTGTCCGTACCTTATCGGCGTCTATCATAGAGCAATTACTTTATTTAATACGTTACATTTACCTGATGATGACCTTTATGTCGTAGTCGATGTAGATGACTTTGCAGACAGCACGGCCTTTGAAAAGAGGTATAACGTCTTTTCAAAATATGTGAAACAAAAGTCTAAATTATATACATTACAGCAAATTACACTCCCTTATATTTATCCAGTGGGTAATGAAGATAGAGACTATAAAACGCATCGATTTTATCTAAAGTGCAAGACAGCTGACATTAAATATATTCAAATGATAAAGGCAATTTGTAATCAAGACATGGGAATGAAGCCAAATATTTTTCATCGCATCTATTTTATTAATATCCGCACCAACACTATTTTTCATATTTATGATGATAGAGGTTGTGATGTTATAGCGGTCAAGCCTAAAACGATAGAACATGTATATAAAGGTTACAACGATTGGATTTTAGATTATGACAGAGCTGAAATTGAGAAGGTATTTAATAGAGAGTAG